One region of Catenuloplanes indicus genomic DNA includes:
- the trxA gene encoding thioredoxin yields MESVTDKTFVSQVLQSDKPVLVDFWAEWCAPCRKVTPLLEEISQEMGDKVTIVKMNIDENPETAMAYRVMSVPTLTVFKGGQPVKSVAGAKPKGALINLIEDAL; encoded by the coding sequence ATGGAGTCGGTCACCGACAAGACCTTTGTCAGCCAGGTTCTGCAGTCCGACAAGCCGGTGCTCGTCGACTTCTGGGCCGAGTGGTGCGCGCCGTGCCGCAAGGTCACCCCGCTGCTTGAGGAGATCTCGCAGGAGATGGGCGACAAGGTCACCATCGTCAAGATGAACATCGACGAGAACCCGGAGACCGCCATGGCGTACCGGGTGATGTCCGTACCGACGCTCACGGTCTTCAAGGGCGGTCAGCCGGTGAAGTCGGTGGCCGGCGCCAAGCCCAAGGGCGCGCTGATCAACCTCATCGAAGACGCGCTGTAA
- a CDS encoding N-acetylmuramoyl-L-alanine amidase encodes MRPIRRGDRGPAVAEIRSVLARLDASFDPDSDVFDDHTDTAIRAFQQQRGLTVDGEVDEETWLALDASRWRLGSRALFHAIPHPLIGEDVRTLQERLLEMGYDVGRPDGVYAARTARSVGQFQREVGLAPDGSFGPQTMHALRRLGRKVVGGRPQWLREAEAFRQSGPHLLGKTVVIDPGHGGPDAGIVVPDGPLRWTESELTFDLASRLEGRLAGAGMRVHLTRGPHPSARIPDRDRAQLANDLHADLLISLHIDGYKTPEADGVSTYHYGDGTSDGVTSTVAERLAGLVQREIVARTGMRNCHTHAKTWDLLRLSRMPAVRVELGYLTSPLDRDRLVNPLFREQAIESIVAAVQRMYYPVENDVPTGSIDVRQLRMSLSGGLPVKA; translated from the coding sequence GTGCGCCCGATCCGACGTGGAGACCGTGGCCCCGCGGTGGCGGAGATCCGCTCGGTCCTGGCACGCCTGGACGCGTCCTTCGATCCGGATTCCGACGTCTTCGACGATCACACCGACACCGCGATCCGCGCGTTCCAGCAGCAGCGCGGCCTGACCGTCGACGGTGAGGTCGACGAGGAGACGTGGCTCGCGCTCGACGCGTCGCGCTGGCGGCTCGGCTCCCGCGCGCTGTTCCATGCGATCCCGCACCCGCTGATCGGCGAGGACGTCCGCACGCTGCAGGAACGGCTGCTCGAGATGGGCTACGACGTGGGCCGGCCGGACGGCGTCTACGCAGCCCGCACCGCCCGGTCCGTCGGCCAGTTCCAGCGCGAGGTGGGCCTCGCCCCGGACGGCTCGTTCGGCCCGCAGACCATGCACGCGCTGCGCCGGCTCGGCCGCAAGGTCGTCGGCGGCCGCCCGCAGTGGCTGCGCGAGGCCGAGGCGTTCCGCCAGTCCGGCCCGCATCTGCTCGGCAAGACCGTCGTCATCGACCCCGGCCACGGCGGTCCCGACGCCGGCATCGTCGTTCCGGACGGCCCGCTCCGCTGGACCGAGTCGGAGCTCACGTTCGATCTCGCGTCCCGCCTGGAGGGCCGCCTGGCCGGGGCCGGCATGCGCGTCCATCTCACCCGCGGGCCGCACCCGTCCGCCCGGATCCCCGACCGCGACCGCGCCCAGCTCGCCAACGACCTGCACGCCGACCTGCTGATCTCGCTGCACATCGACGGATACAAGACCCCCGAGGCAGACGGCGTCTCCACCTACCACTACGGCGACGGCACCTCCGACGGCGTCACCTCGACGGTTGCGGAACGGCTGGCCGGCCTCGTCCAGCGCGAGATCGTCGCCCGCACCGGCATGCGCAACTGCCACACCCACGCGAAAACCTGGGACCTGCTGCGCCTCAGCCGCATGCCCGCCGTCCGCGTCGAACTCGGCTACCTCACCTCACCACTCGACCGCGACCGCCTCGTCAACCCACTGTTCCGCGAGCAAGCGATAGAGTCGATCGTCGCCGCCGTCCAGCGGATGTACTACCCGGTCGAGAACGACGTCCCCACCGGTTCGATCGACGTCCGCCAGCTGCGCATGTCACTCTCCGGCGGTCTCCCGGTCAAGGCCTGA
- a CDS encoding SDR family NAD(P)-dependent oxidoreductase: MTSAVTVAITGATDGLGRALAVRLAADDGVRLVLHGRDPARLERLRGEIRAAGFEMPAGVVADLSELSQVAGLARTIVDRVEKLDVLVNNAGIGSGEPDGRERRTSRDGHELRLAVNYLAPFVLTENLLPLLSKSATPGHASRVVHVASLGQSAIDFDDLMLVRGYSGTRAYGRSKVALIMHGLDLAASHDPAGLTAISLHPGTHMPTKMVLSEIGTSSDSIDTGVRATRRLVLDPALEGVTGQFFDRDRPTRASSQAYDRRARETLRARTLELVEQHLAS, from the coding sequence ATGACCTCCGCTGTCACCGTCGCGATCACCGGGGCTACCGATGGGCTCGGTCGCGCGCTTGCTGTGCGGCTGGCTGCTGACGACGGCGTTCGGCTCGTTCTGCATGGACGCGATCCGGCGAGGCTGGAACGGCTGCGGGGCGAGATCCGCGCTGCGGGCTTTGAGATGCCTGCCGGCGTGGTCGCCGACCTGTCCGAGCTGAGCCAGGTCGCGGGGTTGGCGCGGACCATCGTTGATCGGGTCGAGAAGCTGGATGTGCTGGTCAACAACGCCGGCATCGGGTCGGGAGAACCCGACGGCCGTGAGCGGCGCACCAGCCGTGACGGCCACGAGCTGCGCCTCGCCGTCAACTACCTCGCGCCCTTCGTGCTCACCGAGAATCTGCTGCCGCTGCTGTCCAAGTCCGCGACGCCCGGGCATGCCTCCCGGGTTGTGCACGTCGCCTCGCTGGGGCAGTCGGCGATCGACTTCGACGATCTGATGCTCGTTCGTGGCTACTCGGGTACCCGCGCGTACGGGCGCAGCAAGGTGGCCCTGATCATGCACGGGCTTGATCTGGCCGCGAGCCACGACCCGGCCGGGCTCACCGCGATCAGCCTCCATCCGGGTACACACATGCCCACCAAGATGGTCCTGTCCGAGATCGGCACGAGTTCCGACTCGATCGACACAGGAGTACGGGCCACGCGGCGGCTCGTACTCGACCCCGCGCTCGAAGGCGTCACCGGTCAGTTCTTCGACCGTGACCGTCCCACCCGGGCCAGTTCGCAGGCCTACGATCGGAGGGCCCGCGAGACGCTGCGCGCACGCACGCTGGAACTGGTCGAACAACACCTCGCGTCTTAG
- a CDS encoding AAA family ATPase, with amino-acid sequence MYGTIDPAPVGPGGFEGEEYPVPQPRVGNGYGGPELPTETASDPYVSRETSAPADVDLPLAMEALRAVQILNPSGEVTMPRPAHPRIMCVANQKGGVGKTTTTVNLAVALALHGNRVLVVDLDPQGNASTGLNVPHHAGVPDVYDCLIDNVPLADVAQGVEGIPNLWCVPATIDLAGAEIELVSVVARESRLSRAIKSHPEQFDYVFIDCPPSLGLLTVNALVAAQEVLIPIQCEYYALEGLNQLINNINLVRQHLNPTLDVSTILLTMYDRRTRLADAVEQDVRNHFGDKVLQAVIPRNVRVSEAPSYGQSVVTYDPGSRGATSYFEAAREIAERGAAESLGRNG; translated from the coding sequence GTGTACGGCACGATTGATCCCGCCCCGGTAGGACCGGGTGGATTTGAGGGCGAGGAGTATCCGGTGCCGCAACCGCGGGTGGGAAACGGCTACGGCGGACCCGAACTGCCGACTGAGACAGCAAGCGACCCCTACGTTTCACGTGAAACGTCGGCTCCCGCCGACGTGGATCTTCCTTTGGCCATGGAGGCGTTGCGCGCCGTGCAGATCCTGAATCCCAGCGGCGAGGTGACCATGCCTCGTCCGGCGCACCCCCGGATCATGTGCGTCGCCAACCAAAAGGGCGGCGTCGGTAAGACCACCACGACGGTCAACCTGGCGGTGGCACTCGCACTGCACGGCAACCGCGTGCTGGTGGTCGACCTCGACCCGCAGGGCAACGCGTCCACGGGTCTGAACGTGCCGCACCACGCCGGCGTGCCCGACGTCTACGACTGCCTGATCGACAACGTGCCGCTGGCCGACGTGGCTCAAGGCGTCGAGGGCATCCCGAACCTGTGGTGTGTGCCCGCCACCATCGACCTGGCCGGTGCCGAGATCGAACTGGTCTCCGTGGTTGCCCGTGAGTCGCGGCTGTCCCGCGCGATCAAGAGCCACCCCGAGCAGTTCGACTACGTGTTCATCGACTGCCCGCCGTCGCTCGGCCTGCTCACGGTCAACGCGCTCGTGGCCGCGCAGGAGGTGCTGATCCCCATTCAGTGCGAGTACTACGCGCTGGAAGGGCTCAACCAGCTGATCAACAACATCAACCTGGTGCGCCAGCACCTGAACCCGACGCTCGATGTCTCCACGATCCTGCTGACCATGTACGACCGGCGGACCCGCCTGGCCGACGCGGTCGAGCAGGACGTGCGGAACCACTTCGGTGACAAGGTGCTGCAGGCCGTCATCCCCCGGAACGTCCGCGTCTCCGAGGCGCCGAGCTACGGACAGTCCGTCGTCACGTACGACCCGGGCTCGCGCGGGGCCACCAGCTACTTCGAGGCCGCCCGCGAGATCGCCGAGCGGGGCGCCGCGGAAAGCCTGGGCCGCAACGGGTAG
- a CDS encoding ParB/RepB/Spo0J family partition protein: MRKGPKGGLGRGLGALIPTAPAAETVSVPAPAAPPAQVAPPDPAPVDAPPPVEPAVVPLAPVVEPAVAEPALAPVPGARFAEISVNDIIANPKQPRHVFDEEALEELKISIQEVGFLQPIVVRELEPGSYELVMGERRWRAAQAIGRETIPAIVRETKDDAMLRDALLENIHRANLNPLEEAAAYQQLLEEFGATHDELARRIGRSRPQISNTIRLLNLPPQVQRRVAAGVLSAGHARALLALEDADAQDEMAKRIVNEGISVRGTEELVQLALSDGPVAKKAAQRRAKPHAPALTDLADRLSDRFDTRVKVDIGRSKGKITIEFATVDDLERIVGIIGVERREDEEG; this comes from the coding sequence ATGAGGAAGGGTCCTAAGGGCGGGCTCGGGCGTGGACTCGGAGCCCTGATCCCGACCGCGCCTGCGGCCGAGACGGTGTCCGTGCCCGCTCCGGCCGCACCGCCGGCTCAGGTCGCTCCGCCGGATCCGGCCCCGGTTGACGCTCCGCCACCGGTGGAGCCAGCGGTCGTACCCCTCGCTCCGGTGGTGGAGCCCGCCGTTGCCGAGCCGGCGCTCGCGCCCGTGCCCGGTGCCCGCTTCGCCGAGATCTCGGTCAACGACATCATCGCCAACCCCAAGCAACCCCGGCACGTCTTCGACGAGGAGGCGCTGGAGGAACTCAAGATCTCCATCCAGGAGGTCGGTTTCCTCCAGCCGATCGTGGTCCGCGAGCTCGAACCCGGCAGCTATGAACTCGTCATGGGTGAACGGCGGTGGCGCGCTGCCCAGGCGATCGGCCGGGAGACCATCCCCGCGATCGTCCGGGAGACCAAGGACGACGCGATGCTCCGCGACGCCCTCCTGGAGAACATCCACCGCGCCAACCTGAACCCGCTCGAAGAGGCGGCCGCATACCAGCAGCTGCTCGAGGAGTTCGGCGCCACCCATGACGAGCTGGCCCGCCGCATCGGCCGCAGCCGCCCCCAGATCTCCAACACCATCCGCCTCCTGAACCTCCCCCCACAGGTCCAGCGCCGCGTCGCCGCCGGCGTCCTCTCCGCCGGCCATGCACGGGCGTTGCTGGCCCTGGAGGACGCGGACGCCCAGGACGAGATGGCCAAGCGGATCGTGAACGAGGGCATCTCCGTCCGCGGCACCGAGGAACTGGTTCAGCTTGCGCTGAGCGACGGTCCGGTGGCGAAGAAGGCCGCGCAGCGGCGTGCCAAGCCACATGCGCCGGCACTGACCGATCTGGCGGACCGCCTCTCGGACCGCTTCGACACCCGCGTCAAGGTCGACATCGGACGGAGCAAGGGCAAGATCACGATCGAGTTCGCGACGGTGGACGACTTGGAGCGCATCGTCGGAATAATCGGCGTCGAGCGTCGCGAGGACGAAGAGGGCTGA
- the rsmG gene encoding 16S rRNA (guanine(527)-N(7))-methyltransferase RsmG, which produces MSSDTVPTPEELDLSLPDALRPAAEALFGPRLDLAARFAQLLGTDGVVRGLIGPREAPRIWERHLLNCAALAELIPSGASVVDVGSGAGLPGIVLAVARPDLTIALVEPLARRTAFLAEAVTALGLDDTTTVIRGRAEEVVGGPLSPADVVTARAVAPLDRLAGWCLPLTAVGGRLLALKGSSAAEEIAAHQGAVSRLGGSTPVVRVCGESVLDAPTTVVEIVRERAVVPARSGKASRPERRSSSRAGGASGNGRRRRG; this is translated from the coding sequence CTGTCGTCTGACACCGTACCCACGCCGGAAGAGCTTGATCTTTCGTTGCCGGACGCCCTGCGGCCGGCGGCCGAGGCACTGTTCGGGCCGCGGCTGGACCTGGCCGCGCGTTTCGCGCAGCTCCTCGGCACGGACGGCGTGGTGCGTGGGCTGATCGGCCCGCGCGAGGCGCCGCGCATCTGGGAACGGCACCTGCTGAACTGTGCCGCGCTCGCCGAGCTAATCCCTTCCGGCGCTTCCGTCGTCGACGTCGGCTCTGGGGCCGGTTTGCCCGGTATCGTGCTAGCGGTGGCCCGTCCTGATCTTACGATCGCGCTGGTCGAGCCACTGGCACGACGGACCGCCTTCCTGGCGGAAGCGGTGACGGCGCTGGGCCTGGACGACACCACCACGGTGATCCGGGGTCGGGCCGAGGAGGTCGTCGGGGGTCCCCTCTCCCCCGCCGACGTCGTCACCGCACGGGCGGTCGCGCCGCTTGACCGGCTCGCGGGCTGGTGCCTGCCCCTCACCGCCGTCGGCGGGCGGCTGCTGGCCCTCAAGGGGTCGTCGGCCGCGGAGGAGATCGCAGCGCACCAGGGCGCGGTGAGCCGGCTGGGTGGTTCCACCCCGGTCGTCCGGGTGTGCGGGGAGTCCGTCCTCGACGCGCCGACGACGGTGGTGGAGATCGTCCGGGAGCGGGCGGTCGTGCCGGCACGGTCGGGGAAGGCATCCCGTCCGGAGCGGCGGTCCTCGTCCAGGGCCGGCGGTGCCTCCGGGAACGGGAGGAGACGGAGGGGCTAG
- a CDS encoding aminotransferase-like domain-containing protein, with the protein MSGTTLDDYTDRYAARVGGMTASEIRALFAVASRPEVVSLAGGAPYIAALPLDAVGEMLGRLGSEHGSTTLQYGIGQGTIELREKICEVMALSGIDVGCGASPDDVVVTVGGQQAIDLVARLFLDPGDVVLAEGPTYVGALGVFQAAQASVVHVAMDAEGLIPAALESTIASVRASGRRMKFLYTIPTYQNPAGVTMSEERREQVLDICEREGLLVVEDDPYGQLGFDGDAPRPLRARRRDGVFYLSTFSKTFAPGLRVGWILAPHAVRDKLVIATEATILCPSAFAQAAVTQYLTTMPWREQLKVYREVYRERRDALLDSLEDLMPAGTTWTRPSGGLFVWATLPDGLDSKAMVPRAIAARVAYVPGTGFYADGTGQRYMRLNFSFPSPERIREGVRRLSGVMELEMAMRSVFGASALRPGQGGADVPGSQLA; encoded by the coding sequence ATGTCCGGCACGACGCTCGATGATTACACCGATAGGTATGCCGCCCGTGTCGGGGGCATGACCGCCTCGGAGATCCGAGCTCTCTTCGCCGTCGCCAGTCGCCCCGAGGTGGTGTCGCTGGCCGGTGGGGCGCCGTACATCGCCGCACTTCCGCTGGATGCCGTGGGGGAGATGCTGGGCCGGCTCGGCAGCGAGCACGGCAGCACCACCCTGCAGTACGGGATCGGCCAGGGCACGATCGAGCTGCGCGAGAAGATCTGCGAGGTGATGGCGCTCTCCGGCATCGACGTCGGATGCGGCGCCTCGCCGGACGACGTGGTGGTGACGGTCGGCGGCCAGCAGGCGATCGACCTGGTCGCGCGCCTGTTCCTGGACCCGGGCGACGTGGTGCTGGCCGAGGGGCCGACCTATGTGGGCGCGCTCGGCGTGTTCCAGGCGGCGCAGGCGTCCGTGGTCCACGTCGCGATGGACGCCGAGGGGCTCATCCCGGCCGCGCTGGAGTCGACGATCGCGTCGGTGCGCGCGTCCGGCCGGCGAATGAAATTCCTTTACACGATCCCGACGTATCAGAACCCGGCCGGCGTGACCATGTCGGAGGAACGGCGCGAGCAGGTGCTGGACATCTGCGAGCGGGAAGGGCTGCTGGTCGTCGAGGACGACCCGTACGGCCAGCTCGGCTTCGACGGTGACGCGCCCCGGCCGCTGCGCGCCCGCCGGCGGGACGGCGTGTTCTACCTGAGCACGTTCTCCAAGACGTTCGCGCCGGGGCTGCGCGTCGGGTGGATCCTGGCGCCGCACGCGGTGCGCGACAAGCTGGTCATCGCGACCGAGGCGACGATCCTCTGCCCGAGCGCGTTCGCGCAGGCCGCGGTCACGCAGTACCTGACCACGATGCCGTGGCGCGAGCAGCTGAAGGTGTACCGCGAGGTGTACCGGGAGCGGCGCGACGCGCTCCTCGACTCACTCGAAGACCTCATGCCCGCGGGTACGACGTGGACGCGGCCGTCCGGCGGGCTGTTCGTCTGGGCGACACTGCCGGACGGGCTCGACTCGAAGGCGATGGTCCCGCGCGCGATCGCGGCCCGGGTGGCGTACGTGCCCGGCACCGGGTTCTACGCCGACGGCACCGGTCAGCGGTACATGCGGCTGAACTTCTCGTTCCCGTCCCCGGAGCGGATCCGGGAGGGCGTGCGCCGGCTTTCCGGCGTGATGGAGCTGGAGATGGCGATGCGGTCCGTCTTCGGCGCCTCAGCGCTGCGCCCCGGGCAGGGCGGGGCGGATGTGCCCGGTTCGCAATTGGCATGA
- the trxB gene encoding thioredoxin-disulfide reductase encodes MDEVRNLIIIGSGPSGYTAAVYAARANLKPLVIEGVQSGGALMTTTEVENYPGFPDGVMGPELMDSMRKQAERFGAEFITDDVTRVELTGTTVTEPGAEGLKTVWVGDTSYFARAVILATGSAWRRLGVPGEEELLGHGVSSCATCDGFFFRNQHIVVVGGGDSAMEEATFLTRFAETVTIVHRRDSFRASKIMAQRALDNPKIKVEWNSAVEEILGADGKVSGVRLKNTVSGETKTLDVTGVFVAIGHIPRSDLFKGQVAMDSDGYVTVDSPSTRTNVQGVFAAGDLVDHTYRQAITASGTGCAAALDAERFIASFEEI; translated from the coding sequence GTGGACGAGGTCCGCAACCTGATCATCATCGGCTCGGGGCCGTCCGGCTACACCGCCGCGGTCTATGCCGCACGCGCCAACCTGAAGCCGCTAGTCATCGAGGGTGTGCAGTCGGGCGGCGCGCTGATGACCACCACCGAGGTGGAGAACTACCCCGGCTTCCCGGACGGTGTCATGGGTCCGGAGCTGATGGACTCCATGCGCAAGCAGGCGGAGCGCTTCGGCGCCGAGTTCATCACGGACGACGTCACCCGCGTCGAGCTCACCGGCACCACCGTCACCGAGCCGGGTGCGGAGGGCCTCAAGACGGTCTGGGTCGGCGACACCAGCTACTTCGCGCGCGCCGTGATCCTCGCCACCGGCTCGGCCTGGCGCCGGCTCGGCGTCCCCGGCGAGGAGGAACTGCTCGGCCACGGCGTCTCGTCCTGCGCCACGTGTGACGGCTTCTTCTTCCGCAACCAGCACATCGTGGTGGTCGGCGGCGGTGACTCCGCCATGGAGGAGGCCACGTTCCTGACCCGCTTCGCGGAGACGGTCACCATCGTGCACCGCCGCGACTCGTTCCGGGCCAGCAAGATCATGGCGCAGCGTGCGCTGGACAACCCGAAGATCAAGGTCGAGTGGAACAGCGCGGTCGAGGAGATCCTCGGCGCGGACGGCAAGGTCAGCGGCGTCCGCCTGAAGAACACGGTGTCCGGCGAGACCAAGACGCTGGACGTCACCGGCGTGTTCGTCGCGATCGGCCACATCCCGCGCAGCGACCTGTTCAAGGGGCAGGTCGCGATGGACTCCGACGGCTACGTCACCGTCGACTCGCCCAGCACGCGGACCAACGTCCAGGGCGTGTTCGCGGCCGGTGACCTGGTCGACCACACGTACCGGCAGGCGATCACCGCGTCCGGCACCGGCTGTGCCGCCGCGCTCGACGCCGAGCGCTTCATCGCGTCGTTCGAAGAGATCTAG
- a CDS encoding Jag family protein, with protein MTDTSTPHADQDLENEEAVAERADEDSEETKESEGPSDSDLFRQSEIAADYVEGLLDILDYDGDIDELVSAGRPMVEVVGGRLQPLVGQRGATLEALQELTRLAIFRATGTPSRLLLDVGGYRNARRKELAAVARNAIEKVREHGEPVRLEPMSAFERKCVHDVINAASGVESESEGVEPSRRIVVRPVD; from the coding sequence GTGACCGATACCAGCACTCCCCACGCTGACCAGGACCTCGAGAACGAGGAGGCCGTCGCCGAGCGCGCGGACGAGGACAGCGAGGAGACCAAGGAATCGGAAGGCCCGTCCGACAGCGACCTGTTCCGGCAGAGCGAGATCGCCGCGGACTACGTCGAGGGTCTGCTGGACATCCTCGACTACGACGGCGACATCGACGAGCTGGTCTCCGCCGGTCGCCCGATGGTCGAGGTCGTCGGCGGCCGGCTGCAGCCGCTCGTCGGTCAGCGCGGCGCGACCCTGGAGGCGCTGCAGGAGTTGACCCGGCTGGCGATCTTCCGGGCCACCGGGACGCCGAGCCGGCTGCTGCTCGACGTCGGCGGCTACCGCAACGCGCGACGCAAGGAGCTGGCCGCGGTCGCGCGCAACGCGATCGAGAAAGTGCGCGAACATGGCGAGCCGGTCCGGCTGGAGCCGATGTCCGCGTTCGAGCGCAAGTGCGTGCACGACGTGATCAACGCGGCGTCCGGCGTGGAGAGCGAGTCGGAGGGCGTAGAGCCCAGCCGTCGCATCGTCGTGCGGCCGGTCGACTGA
- a CDS encoding GNAT family N-acetyltransferase codes for MSRRLVSLTLDTLEDLPRGCRSCVFWELDPVSAERACADGAPELEKEAWVSQTLLEWGSCGKLVYVDGMPAGFVMFAPPAYVPRSMAFPTSPVSADAALLMTAHVVPAFAGGGLGRMLVQGVARDLTKRGIKAIEAFGDAKFGEADDDAKACVAPVDFFLSVGFKTVRQHPRYPRLRLELRTALSWKSDVEYALEKLLGSMTPETLLRPVRPATSSTV; via the coding sequence ATGTCTCGTCGCCTGGTCAGCCTGACCCTGGACACGCTCGAGGACCTTCCGAGAGGGTGCCGGTCGTGCGTCTTCTGGGAACTCGACCCGGTCAGCGCCGAGCGCGCCTGCGCCGACGGCGCTCCGGAGCTGGAGAAAGAGGCCTGGGTCTCGCAGACGCTGCTGGAGTGGGGCTCCTGCGGCAAGTTGGTCTACGTCGACGGCATGCCGGCCGGTTTCGTGATGTTCGCACCACCCGCCTACGTCCCGCGCTCGATGGCGTTCCCCACCTCACCGGTCTCCGCCGACGCCGCGCTACTGATGACGGCTCACGTCGTCCCGGCGTTCGCCGGCGGCGGGCTCGGCCGCATGCTGGTCCAGGGCGTCGCCCGAGACCTCACCAAGCGCGGTATCAAAGCGATCGAGGCATTTGGCGACGCCAAGTTCGGCGAGGCCGACGACGACGCCAAGGCCTGCGTCGCACCGGTCGACTTCTTCCTCTCCGTCGGCTTCAAAACCGTCCGCCAGCACCCCCGCTACCCCCGCCTTCGCCTGGAGCTCCGCACCGCACTGTCCTGGAAGTCCGACGTCGAGTACGCGCTGGAGAAACTTCTCGGCTCGATGACCCCCGAGACGCTGCTGCGCCCGGTCCGCCCCGCCACCAGCTCCACGGTCTGA
- a CDS encoding D-alanine--D-alanine ligase family protein yields MSRDLRVLVLAGGLSYERDVSLRSGRRVVDALHAAGVQTELRDADVALLPGLRADPPDAVVIALHGATGEDGSLRGVLDLFDVPYVGCDARAARLAWDKPSAKAVLREAGISTPEWVALPHDRFSELGAVAVLDRIVERLGVPLMVKPAQGGSGLGASVVRAGSELPAAMVGCFAYDSTALVERYVTGADIAVSVVDLGEGPTALPAVEIVPRDGVYDYAARYTAGLTTWHAPARLSPAVAVDVAAVAVAAHEALGLRDLSRVDLIVDPDGVPHVLEVNVSPGMTETSLLPLAVAAAGLDLGKVLSGLVERAVRRGI; encoded by the coding sequence ATGTCTCGCGATCTTCGTGTCCTGGTTCTCGCCGGCGGCCTCTCCTACGAGCGGGACGTCTCGCTCCGGTCGGGCCGCCGGGTCGTTGACGCGCTGCACGCGGCCGGCGTGCAGACCGAGCTCCGGGACGCGGACGTCGCGCTGCTGCCCGGCCTGCGCGCCGACCCGCCGGACGCAGTCGTCATCGCGCTGCACGGCGCCACCGGTGAGGACGGCTCACTACGCGGCGTGCTCGACCTGTTCGACGTGCCGTACGTCGGGTGTGACGCCCGGGCCGCGCGCCTCGCCTGGGACAAACCGTCCGCGAAGGCGGTGCTGCGCGAAGCCGGGATCAGTACGCCGGAGTGGGTCGCGCTGCCGCACGACCGATTTTCCGAGTTGGGCGCGGTTGCGGTGCTGGACCGGATCGTGGAGCGGCTCGGCGTACCGCTGATGGTCAAGCCGGCGCAGGGTGGGTCCGGTCTGGGCGCGTCCGTCGTCCGGGCCGGTTCGGAGTTGCCGGCCGCGATGGTGGGGTGCTTCGCGTACGACTCGACCGCGCTGGTCGAGCGGTACGTGACCGGCGCGGACATCGCGGTGTCGGTGGTCGACCTGGGGGAGGGGCCGACCGCGCTGCCGGCCGTGGAGATCGTGCCGCGGGACGGGGTGTACGACTACGCGGCGCGATACACGGCCGGGCTCACGACGTGGCATGCGCCGGCCAGGCTTTCCCCGGCGGTCGCGGTGGACGTCGCGGCGGTCGCGGTGGCGGCGCACGAGGCGCTCGGGTTGCGGGACCTGTCGCGGGTGGATCTGATCGTGGACCCGGACGGAGTGCCGCACGTGCTTGAGGTGAACGTATCGCCGGGGATGACCGAGACGTCACTGCTGCCACTGGCGGTGGCGGCGGCGGGGCTGGATCTGGGCAAGGTGCTGAGCGGTTTGGTGGAGCGGGCGGTTCGGCGCGGCATTTGA